A window of the Schlesneria paludicola DSM 18645 genome harbors these coding sequences:
- a CDS encoding DUF542 domain-containing protein — translation MNHLDLDDSVPEWVIEYPQLLSLFQELGIDYCCGGKSLQFACREQNLNPKIVLALIEDLTTTTNHP, via the coding sequence ATGAATCATCTGGATCTGGATGACAGCGTTCCCGAGTGGGTCATCGAGTACCCTCAATTGCTGTCCTTGTTCCAGGAACTTGGAATCGACTATTGCTGTGGCGGAAAGTCACTGCAGTTTGCCTGCCGCGAGCAGAATTTGAATCCGAAGATCGTGTTGGCTCTGATCGAAGATCTAACGACCACCACGAATCATCCTTGA
- a CDS encoding HK97 family phage prohead protease → MSSQAGLSTGLSLSGDNLKFDIERRTSVFGRDDIRVETRSGGKRVICGYAAKWYQPRDPGSEYFLFDKCVERIAPTAFDRAIREKHNVVCRFNHKAEYEIGSTKAGTCRIKADDVGLFYEADIPNVTNPSDLVHKIESGQVRGSSFQFLTGPRGAVWQTEGDKQVRMLVDLQRLIDVSPVEKSAYVSTTTGIRNSDGTILSRDLERQRQAVATRLRQLNLEEGANGERDAELERQRQRDDIAKRLKYLGLGA, encoded by the coding sequence GTGAGTTCACAGGCCGGTCTGTCGACCGGCCTGTCTTTGAGCGGAGACAATTTGAAATTTGATATCGAGCGCCGCACGAGTGTTTTTGGTCGCGATGATATTCGCGTCGAGACACGTTCAGGCGGCAAGCGGGTAATCTGTGGTTATGCTGCCAAATGGTATCAGCCGCGCGATCCTGGCAGTGAATATTTTTTGTTTGACAAATGCGTCGAGCGGATTGCTCCGACAGCATTCGATCGAGCCATCCGCGAGAAGCACAATGTGGTGTGTCGGTTTAACCACAAGGCTGAATATGAGATCGGCTCAACTAAAGCGGGCACGTGTCGCATCAAAGCGGACGACGTGGGGCTCTTTTACGAGGCCGACATTCCGAACGTCACAAACCCTTCAGACCTCGTTCACAAAATCGAGTCTGGTCAGGTTCGTGGATCAAGCTTCCAATTCCTGACCGGCCCGCGCGGGGCTGTCTGGCAAACCGAAGGCGACAAACAAGTCCGCATGCTCGTCGACTTGCAGCGTCTCATTGATGTCAGCCCGGTCGAAAAATCGGCTTACGTGTCGACAACGACCGGCATTCGAAACAGCGACGGAACGATCTTAAGCCGAGATCTTGAGCGTCAACGTCAGGCGGTCGCAACGAGGCTTCGGCAACTGAATTTGGAAGAGGGAGCGAACGGGGAACGGGATGCAGAACTCGAACGGCAGCGACAACGCGATGACATCGCGAAACGACTCAAATATCTTGGACTTGGAGCCTGA
- a CDS encoding NAD(P)/FAD-dependent oxidoreductase — translation MVKSTSSANVVVIGGGPAGATVATLLAQQGVRVELFERERFPRFHIGESLIPETYWVLKRLKMLDKMKASHFVKKHSVQFVSASGRESTPFYFHDNKPHECSQTWQVLRSEFDQMLLQNASEQGVQVRQGARVLDVLFEGDRAVGVDVVDEECGNRRVLADVVVDASGQSSMIINRFGLRVPDPLLNKGAIWTYFEGAYRDVGQDEGATLVLQTQDRQGWFWYIPQHDNRISVGVVGDFGYLFKNRGDHETTFNEELDRCPSVKKRVTIGRRASRFYATKDYTYRASRAAGDGWVLVGDAFGFLDPLYSSGVLLALKSGELAADSIVEGLARGDTSRAQLGKWEEGYVRGMNRMRRLVCEYYDGFSFGRFVRRFPHHKGAVTDLLVGDLFKDELDSVFDSIDIMREELKQV, via the coding sequence GTGGTGAAAAGCACATCTTCCGCCAATGTCGTCGTGATCGGTGGTGGCCCCGCCGGGGCCACGGTGGCCACTCTGCTGGCACAGCAAGGTGTTCGCGTCGAGCTCTTTGAACGCGAGAGGTTTCCGCGATTTCACATTGGGGAGTCGTTGATTCCCGAGACCTACTGGGTACTCAAGAGATTGAAAATGCTGGACAAAATGAAGGCCAGCCATTTCGTCAAGAAGCACAGCGTGCAGTTCGTGAGCGCCAGTGGCAGGGAGTCGACACCCTTCTATTTCCACGACAACAAGCCGCACGAATGTTCGCAAACCTGGCAGGTGCTGCGGAGCGAGTTCGACCAGATGCTTCTGCAGAATGCCAGCGAGCAGGGCGTCCAGGTTAGGCAGGGCGCGAGGGTTCTGGATGTGTTGTTCGAAGGCGATCGCGCAGTGGGTGTCGACGTCGTTGATGAGGAATGTGGCAATCGACGAGTTCTGGCCGATGTTGTCGTGGACGCCAGCGGGCAGAGTTCGATGATCATTAATCGTTTTGGTCTTCGCGTACCTGATCCGCTCTTGAACAAGGGGGCGATCTGGACCTACTTCGAAGGCGCCTATCGCGATGTGGGTCAGGATGAAGGTGCCACTCTGGTGCTGCAGACTCAGGACCGGCAAGGGTGGTTCTGGTATATCCCTCAACACGACAATCGAATTAGCGTGGGCGTCGTGGGTGACTTTGGCTATCTCTTCAAGAATCGCGGCGATCACGAAACGACGTTCAACGAAGAACTCGATCGCTGCCCCAGCGTGAAAAAACGAGTCACCATCGGTCGGCGCGCATCCCGGTTCTATGCGACCAAGGACTATACGTATCGCGCTAGCAGGGCCGCCGGTGACGGCTGGGTTCTGGTGGGCGATGCGTTTGGGTTTCTCGATCCGCTGTATTCGTCCGGCGTTCTGCTGGCGCTGAAGTCCGGGGAACTGGCCGCCGACTCGATCGTTGAAGGACTCGCCCGCGGCGACACCTCTCGGGCACAACTTGGCAAATGGGAAGAGGGCTATGTACGCGGCATGAACCGGATGCGTCGCCTCGTTTGCGAGTACTACGACGGTTTCAGTTTCGGTCGTTTCGTCCGGCGCTTTCCGCATCACAAGGGGGCAGTGACCGATCTGCTGGTCGGAGATTTGTTCAAAGATGAATTGGACAGCGTCTTCGATTCGATTGATATCATGCGCGAGGAACTGAAGCAGGTGTGA
- a CDS encoding acetate/propionate family kinase, translating into MMRTILTINTGSSSLKVALYECEHEATRVLTGQVDRIGQVDGYQRISGSRCSLISEQQGYFSDYQAALNSILAGLRECRNSFTIDAVGHRVVHGGAEYREPELITPALLSNLERLVPMASQHLPQAIAAMRTTLDLFPDQPQLACFDTSFHRTMPAVAQTYPLPARYRDDGVLRYGFHGLSYQYIVCKLRQIAPDEVQGRVLIAHLGNGASLAAVRHGQSVDTTMGFTPTGGLMMGTRTGDLDPGLLAYLLTQRGLSPEELMTLINRQSGLIGVSETSSDMRHLLETARTDYRAADAVELFCYLARKQMGAMVAAMEGLDTLIFTGGIGEHAAAVRWQICAGLGFLGVKLDPLANQANAPVISTETGPVKVRVINTDEELVIARALLRYLEL; encoded by the coding sequence ATGATGCGAACAATTCTCACCATCAATACCGGATCATCAAGTTTGAAGGTCGCACTCTACGAATGCGAGCACGAGGCGACGCGCGTCCTGACCGGCCAAGTCGACCGCATCGGCCAAGTGGACGGCTATCAACGGATCAGTGGTTCTCGCTGTTCGCTGATCAGCGAACAGCAGGGCTATTTTTCTGACTACCAGGCGGCGCTCAACTCCATTCTGGCGGGGCTGCGCGAATGCCGGAATTCGTTCACCATTGATGCCGTGGGGCATCGCGTCGTGCATGGAGGGGCCGAGTACCGTGAGCCGGAACTGATTACCCCCGCGCTCCTGAGCAATCTTGAGCGTCTGGTCCCCATGGCATCGCAGCATTTGCCACAGGCCATCGCGGCCATGCGGACAACCCTGGATCTTTTTCCAGACCAGCCACAGCTGGCCTGCTTTGACACCTCGTTTCATCGAACCATGCCAGCCGTCGCACAGACCTATCCGCTGCCAGCGCGTTATCGGGATGATGGTGTGCTTCGATACGGATTTCATGGGCTTTCGTATCAATACATCGTCTGCAAGCTCAGGCAGATCGCTCCTGATGAAGTGCAGGGGCGAGTTCTGATTGCCCATCTTGGGAATGGGGCCAGCCTGGCTGCGGTTCGTCATGGTCAGAGTGTCGACACGACGATGGGTTTCACCCCCACCGGTGGATTGATGATGGGGACGCGCACGGGCGATCTTGATCCCGGACTGTTGGCCTACTTGCTTACGCAACGTGGCCTTTCGCCCGAGGAATTGATGACTCTGATCAACCGCCAATCGGGGTTGATCGGTGTTTCCGAGACGAGTTCCGACATGCGTCATCTGTTGGAAACGGCTCGCACGGACTATCGAGCTGCCGATGCCGTGGAACTGTTTTGCTACCTGGCACGAAAGCAGATGGGGGCCATGGTTGCCGCCATGGAGGGGCTCGATACTTTGATCTTTACCGGAGGCATCGGTGAACACGCCGCCGCCGTGCGCTGGCAGATTTGTGCCGGACTCGGCTTTCTGGGAGTCAAACTCGATCCTCTGGCAAATCAAGCCAACGCACCGGTCATTTCCACCGAGACAGGCCCGGTGAAAGTTCGCGTCATCAACACGGATGAGGAACTGGTAATCGCGCGCGCGCTGCTGCGGTACCTCGAACTTTGA
- a CDS encoding c-type heme family protein: MNRHSMICVAVMGMAIAIVGVVNSASGDPASNASQTKGDAPEFRPRLAVDVAKDRALVMHQIYSATLDVMHRHYFHANKSVLPARAMEDVFADVAKETSSNARWISVNTKPMSVDHEPKTDFERKAAREIAAGKSEFSSIEDGYYRRAGAIPLTAGCIGCHSGFFNDPSKTPRYAALIISLPVRDEP; the protein is encoded by the coding sequence ATGAATCGCCATTCAATGATCTGTGTCGCGGTCATGGGCATGGCCATCGCGATCGTCGGCGTGGTGAACTCGGCGAGTGGCGACCCGGCCTCTAATGCGTCACAGACCAAAGGCGATGCGCCCGAATTTCGGCCCCGTCTTGCGGTCGACGTTGCTAAAGATCGGGCACTGGTGATGCATCAGATTTACTCCGCAACGCTCGACGTCATGCACCGACACTATTTCCATGCGAACAAGTCTGTCCTTCCCGCGCGAGCCATGGAAGATGTGTTCGCCGATGTCGCCAAAGAAACGTCTTCGAACGCGCGTTGGATCTCCGTGAACACCAAGCCGATGAGTGTCGATCATGAGCCCAAAACGGACTTTGAACGAAAGGCGGCACGCGAGATTGCAGCGGGCAAATCAGAGTTTTCTTCAATCGAAGACGGGTACTATCGCCGCGCGGGTGCGATTCCGCTTACGGCTGGCTGCATCGGCTGCCACTCGGGATTCTTCAATGACCCCAGCAAGACGCCCCGTTATGCGGCCTTGATCATCAGCCTGCCAGTGCGCGATGAACCTTAG
- the ilvC gene encoding ketol-acid reductoisomerase: MAAKVYYDDDADLSLLKGKTIAILGYGSQGHAQAQNLRDSGCNVVIGQRPGSKNYDLAVSHGFKPLSIAEATKQGDLVNILLPDEVQGDLYKSEIKPNLKPGALLMCSHGFNMHFGQVIPPAGVDCALVAPKGPGHLVRSEYEKGGGVPSLIALTPGASETSRKLALAYAKGIGGTRGGVIETTIAEETETDLFGEQVVLCGGVSALIKAAFETLTEAGYQPEMAYFECMHELKLIVDLFYQGGLNYMRYSVSNTAEFGDYTRGPRIVTEQTKAEMKKILHEIQTGQFAREWILENKANQPTFQAIKRRERTHQLEETGKQLRRMMKWINAKEF; encoded by the coding sequence ATGGCCGCCAAAGTTTACTATGACGACGATGCCGATTTGTCCCTCTTGAAAGGCAAGACGATTGCAATCCTGGGCTACGGCAGCCAGGGACACGCCCAGGCGCAGAACTTGCGCGACAGCGGCTGCAACGTCGTCATCGGCCAGCGCCCCGGCAGCAAGAACTACGACTTGGCCGTCAGCCACGGCTTCAAGCCACTGTCGATCGCCGAAGCGACCAAGCAAGGCGATCTCGTCAATATCCTGCTTCCCGATGAAGTGCAAGGCGATCTCTACAAGAGCGAAATCAAACCAAACCTGAAGCCTGGTGCGCTGCTGATGTGCTCGCACGGTTTCAACATGCACTTCGGCCAGGTCATTCCACCGGCCGGTGTGGACTGTGCCCTGGTCGCCCCCAAGGGCCCCGGACACCTCGTTCGCAGCGAATACGAAAAGGGTGGCGGCGTTCCCAGCCTGATCGCCTTGACGCCTGGTGCGTCCGAAACCAGCCGTAAGTTGGCTTTGGCTTATGCCAAGGGCATCGGCGGAACTCGCGGTGGCGTGATCGAAACCACGATCGCCGAAGAAACCGAAACCGACCTGTTCGGCGAACAAGTTGTGCTGTGCGGTGGTGTGAGCGCCCTGATCAAGGCCGCGTTCGAAACGCTGACCGAAGCCGGTTACCAGCCAGAAATGGCCTACTTCGAATGTATGCACGAACTGAAGCTGATCGTCGACCTGTTCTACCAGGGCGGCTTGAACTACATGCGTTACAGCGTGTCGAACACGGCGGAATTCGGCGACTACACCCGTGGTCCACGAATCGTCACCGAGCAGACCAAGGCCGAAATGAAGAAGATTCTTCACGAAATCCAGACCGGCCAGTTCGCTCGCGAGTGGATTCTGGAAAACAAGGCCAATCAACCCACGTTCCAAGCGATCAAGCGACGCGAGCGTACGCATCAGTTGGAAGAAACCGGCAAGCAACTGCGCCGCATGATGAAGTGGATCAACGCGAAAGAGTTTTAA
- a CDS encoding PAS domain S-box protein: MADANDSTVDPTRQPQFNSQQLLDFNPDPAFIQIDNHVVQFNQDCLRLFGAERPEQLHQALLVDLLSPEFRGLISGWNRRQEPEKTRFPLTSTTIRRLDGTYAHVASTVVTLPPLDQRPQSMIIFRESQQPEVSDGQIGEIPFLTILETAMDGIISMNERHEIVLFNAAAELIFGWKSEQVLGQPIDMLIPGRFRGGHRKDVERFGAGTIERRRMGEQRTVMALRMSGEEFPIEASISQTSVKDKKIFTVILRDVTEAILRRRQIEEQSEMLDQVSDAVIVVDLNDRITYWNHAATRLFGWTAQEAIGQHDYDLLFSGDKAAFWEMQRTTNARGSWGGEMSKSTRSGKMVSVEHRRTILRDEAGKIKGYLCINIDITERKKRERAAHRSQRLESIGTLAGGIAHDLNNVLTPIMMGAKLLSKGRALENREGLLDTMMASAQRGADLVKQLLAFAGGIRGERQPVDLAKVMQETRELMVHTLPKSIQIEMHVDPDCPHVLGDPTEISQILMNLCINARDAMPNGGTLRMDASPAQLNENAAQVNPGARAGLYTLIQIADTGTGMAPEILDRIFDPFFTTKDVGKGTGLGLATVQGIVKSYGGFISVYSESGRGTTFSIYLPATVHEFFAHNGTTSGVTRSGAGLTVLIVDDELPILKTAEAALRSCGYDVLTAADGLAAIEIVTKYRSRIAAVLLDMMMPGLDGQQTLGRLQQIAPSLPVIACSGLRTTQRETEVIKLGARMFLSKPYSADQLAQALSDVIPRGA; encoded by the coding sequence ATGGCGGACGCGAACGATTCCACTGTTGACCCGACACGTCAGCCGCAATTCAACTCGCAGCAACTGCTGGACTTCAATCCCGATCCGGCATTTATTCAGATCGACAATCACGTCGTCCAGTTCAATCAGGATTGCCTGCGGCTGTTCGGTGCCGAGCGTCCAGAGCAACTCCATCAGGCGTTGCTCGTCGATCTGCTTTCTCCGGAATTTCGCGGGCTGATTTCAGGATGGAATCGTCGACAGGAACCCGAAAAGACGCGATTTCCGCTCACATCAACCACCATCCGTCGACTGGACGGAACGTACGCACATGTGGCCAGCACCGTCGTCACACTTCCGCCGCTGGATCAACGTCCTCAATCCATGATCATTTTTCGCGAATCGCAACAGCCTGAAGTCTCCGACGGACAAATTGGCGAAATTCCGTTTTTAACCATTCTGGAAACGGCCATGGATGGCATTATCTCCATGAATGAACGCCACGAAATTGTGCTGTTCAACGCCGCAGCGGAACTCATCTTTGGCTGGAAATCGGAACAAGTTCTGGGGCAACCGATCGATATGCTGATTCCCGGCCGGTTCCGCGGGGGGCATCGCAAAGATGTCGAAAGGTTTGGGGCCGGAACCATCGAACGACGCCGGATGGGGGAACAAAGGACGGTGATGGCGCTGAGGATGTCGGGTGAAGAGTTCCCAATCGAGGCGTCAATTTCGCAGACATCCGTCAAAGACAAGAAAATCTTCACGGTCATCCTGCGAGACGTCACCGAAGCGATCCTGCGCAGACGCCAGATTGAAGAACAGTCCGAGATGCTCGATCAGGTTTCCGATGCGGTCATCGTGGTCGACCTGAACGATCGGATCACATATTGGAATCATGCGGCAACGCGGCTCTTTGGTTGGACAGCGCAAGAAGCGATCGGTCAGCATGACTACGACCTGCTTTTTTCGGGCGATAAAGCCGCATTCTGGGAAATGCAGCGCACGACGAATGCACGCGGTTCGTGGGGTGGCGAGATGTCGAAATCCACGCGATCGGGAAAAATGGTCTCGGTGGAACATCGCCGCACGATCCTGCGTGACGAAGCTGGCAAGATCAAAGGCTACCTTTGCATCAACATCGATATCACGGAACGAAAAAAGAGGGAACGCGCGGCCCATCGCAGCCAGCGGCTGGAAAGCATCGGCACGCTTGCGGGTGGCATCGCACACGATCTGAACAACGTGCTGACACCGATCATGATGGGCGCCAAGCTGCTGTCCAAAGGACGAGCGCTGGAGAACCGCGAAGGGTTGCTCGACACGATGATGGCCAGTGCGCAGCGCGGCGCGGATCTGGTCAAGCAACTGCTGGCGTTCGCCGGGGGAATCCGGGGCGAGCGCCAGCCGGTCGATTTGGCAAAGGTCATGCAGGAAACGCGTGAGCTAATGGTTCACACCCTGCCGAAGTCCATACAGATTGAGATGCATGTCGACCCCGATTGCCCGCACGTTCTGGGGGACCCGACCGAGATCTCACAGATCCTGATGAATCTGTGTATCAACGCCCGCGACGCCATGCCGAATGGCGGCACGCTACGAATGGATGCCAGCCCTGCACAATTGAACGAGAATGCCGCTCAGGTGAATCCCGGCGCGCGCGCGGGTCTCTACACGTTGATTCAGATCGCCGACACTGGAACGGGGATGGCCCCCGAGATTCTTGACCGAATTTTCGATCCGTTCTTTACCACAAAAGATGTCGGTAAAGGAACAGGATTGGGATTGGCCACGGTCCAGGGAATCGTCAAAAGCTACGGCGGCTTCATCAGCGTTTATAGCGAGTCGGGACGAGGGACGACCTTCTCCATTTACCTCCCGGCAACCGTGCACGAGTTCTTCGCACACAACGGAACAACTTCGGGAGTAACGCGGTCGGGTGCGGGACTGACCGTACTCATCGTCGACGACGAATTGCCTATTTTGAAAACGGCCGAGGCGGCCCTTCGAAGCTGCGGCTATGATGTCTTGACCGCCGCGGATGGACTGGCCGCGATCGAAATTGTCACCAAGTACCGCTCGCGGATTGCGGCGGTCCTGCTGGATATGATGATGCCCGGACTGGATGGACAGCAGACGCTCGGCCGACTTCAACAGATCGCCCCCAGCTTGCCCGTCATCGCCTGCAGCGGACTAAGAACAACGCAGCGAGAGACCGAAGTGATAAAACTCGGCGCGCGCATGTTTCTCTCGAAACCGTACTCCGCCGATCAGCTCGCACAGGCGCTTTCCGACGTGATCCCTCGCGGTGCATGA
- a CDS encoding glycerophosphodiester phosphodiesterase family protein, with protein sequence MYRQFSLAMTVFAFAATQSFAQSHFHFFEPVHPPRNIQVMVHRGMAKAAPENSAAAIKLCTEDFCEWVEIDLRLTKDGHHVVIHNETVDAVTDGKGRVAELTLEELQKLDAGSWFAKRFTGTRLLTLPEALALAKGKVNLYLDCKQIDPNRLVDEIVAAGMEQQVIVYDSPAVLAKIKERSQGRVPGMTKYRPQTMTIEKFLKEVGPAAVEINADEVTAELCQQFHAAGIKVQAQVLGEKSDNAAVWAKVIDAGVDWLQTDDPAGLLFFNARRKLGKFPVKIAAHRGVNRYAPENTVPAIREAARLGIDLAEIDIRTTTDGKHFLLHDGSLNRTTTGTGNSRDLTFAQTQALSAGLWFGKAFSDTRIPSFEDGLSALGDSMSVYLDAKDVAPEVLVAAIHKYRLEERHVVYQSLAYCDTIQKLDPQVRTIPPLSRLEQLDAVAAIKPYGVDAKWSILSREMIAACHQKGIQVFADAPGSGDDVLQFQQAIEWGIDCIQIDHPLRLLRAIELLAAKKSP encoded by the coding sequence GTGTACCGACAGTTCAGCCTCGCGATGACCGTGTTTGCTTTCGCCGCCACGCAGAGCTTCGCGCAATCCCACTTTCATTTTTTTGAGCCGGTCCACCCGCCACGCAACATTCAAGTCATGGTTCATCGCGGGATGGCGAAAGCAGCTCCCGAGAATTCCGCCGCCGCAATCAAGCTGTGCACGGAAGACTTTTGCGAATGGGTCGAGATCGATCTCAGGCTGACAAAAGATGGTCATCACGTCGTCATCCACAACGAAACGGTCGATGCCGTGACCGATGGAAAAGGACGGGTGGCCGAGCTGACACTCGAAGAACTGCAAAAACTCGATGCGGGCTCATGGTTCGCAAAGCGGTTTACGGGAACTCGATTGCTCACCTTGCCCGAAGCCCTCGCACTCGCCAAAGGCAAGGTCAACTTGTATCTGGACTGCAAACAGATCGACCCCAATCGGCTGGTTGATGAAATCGTCGCGGCCGGGATGGAACAGCAGGTCATCGTTTATGACAGCCCTGCCGTCCTGGCAAAAATTAAGGAACGGTCGCAAGGGCGTGTTCCTGGGATGACCAAATATCGGCCCCAAACGATGACGATCGAAAAGTTCCTTAAAGAGGTCGGTCCAGCGGCAGTCGAGATCAATGCGGACGAAGTGACCGCCGAACTGTGTCAGCAATTCCATGCGGCAGGAATCAAAGTGCAGGCGCAGGTCCTGGGCGAGAAGTCTGACAACGCCGCGGTCTGGGCCAAGGTGATCGACGCGGGTGTTGATTGGCTGCAGACGGATGATCCCGCCGGTCTGCTTTTCTTCAATGCTCGACGAAAGCTCGGAAAATTCCCAGTCAAGATCGCGGCGCACCGCGGGGTCAATCGCTACGCACCCGAAAACACGGTTCCCGCAATTCGCGAAGCCGCACGGCTGGGGATCGATCTGGCCGAGATCGATATTCGAACGACGACTGACGGAAAGCACTTTCTCCTGCATGATGGCTCGCTGAACCGAACCACGACCGGGACCGGAAATTCCCGCGACTTGACGTTCGCGCAAACACAAGCCCTCTCGGCCGGACTTTGGTTCGGAAAGGCCTTCAGTGACACCCGGATCCCGTCATTCGAAGATGGTCTGAGCGCACTGGGTGACTCGATGAGTGTCTATCTCGATGCCAAAGACGTCGCTCCTGAAGTGCTCGTCGCCGCGATCCACAAGTATCGCCTCGAAGAACGCCACGTCGTCTATCAGTCGTTGGCCTATTGCGACACAATTCAAAAGCTCGACCCACAAGTCCGCACGATTCCGCCCCTGAGCCGCCTGGAACAATTGGATGCCGTGGCCGCCATCAAGCCCTATGGCGTGGATGCCAAGTGGTCGATCTTGAGCCGTGAGATGATCGCGGCATGCCACCAAAAGGGAATTCAGGTCTTCGCCGATGCGCCGGGGTCGGGTGATGACGTGCTTCAGTTTCAGCAAGCCATCGAATGGGGCATTGACTGCATCCAGATCGACCATCCACTGCGATTGTTGCGGGCAATTGAACTGCTGGCTGCAAAAAAATCGCCCTGA
- a CDS encoding c-type heme family protein has protein sequence MVFRASVSKLICLLLSVAMVAFVAVSWALVEADDHVQTPKANTVATQAHASKAEARRQAELLHTSFAGTLSAIHHEYYRSDQGMTIPAVTLKSVFRDLERNHKLEFRWLAINAQAMNVDHQPKSDFEKEAAKSIAAGADQFEGVEEGVYRRVGAIALQSECLKCHLPNRTSNKNRLAGLMISIPIQANE, from the coding sequence ATGGTGTTCCGCGCGTCAGTTTCGAAGTTGATCTGCTTGTTGCTGTCGGTGGCCATGGTCGCGTTTGTCGCGGTCTCGTGGGCGCTGGTCGAAGCCGACGATCACGTCCAAACTCCGAAAGCCAACACGGTTGCAACGCAAGCTCACGCCTCCAAGGCGGAAGCGCGTCGCCAGGCGGAACTCTTGCACACCTCGTTCGCGGGGACGCTGAGCGCGATTCATCACGAGTACTATCGCAGCGATCAGGGAATGACGATTCCCGCCGTGACACTCAAGAGCGTGTTTCGTGATCTGGAGCGGAATCACAAGCTGGAATTTCGGTGGCTGGCCATCAATGCGCAGGCTATGAACGTCGATCACCAGCCGAAATCCGATTTCGAGAAAGAAGCTGCCAAGTCCATCGCTGCAGGAGCGGATCAGTTTGAAGGCGTCGAAGAGGGTGTGTACCGGCGCGTTGGCGCGATTGCCTTGCAGTCCGAGTGTTTGAAGTGCCATCTGCCGAACCGGACGAGCAACAAGAACCGTCTGGCCGGGTTGATGATCTCCATTCCGATTCAAGCGAACGAATAA
- the ilvN gene encoding acetolactate synthase small subunit: MKHVLSAMVMNQPGVLAHISGMLASRAFNIESLAVGETERPEFSRITFVVAGDDKVLDQVRKQLEKIITVVKVVDYLHQEIVERDLMLIKVSTAGGKLSSVRELVEIFRGKVVDVSAEHVMVEISGSENKLTAFIDLMRSFGIIEMVRTGRIALSREKSLSVADALQPPPAYEDATAQS; encoded by the coding sequence ATGAAGCACGTGTTGTCCGCAATGGTGATGAACCAGCCAGGAGTGCTGGCCCACATTTCAGGAATGCTCGCCTCGCGCGCGTTCAATATTGAAAGCCTGGCCGTCGGAGAAACCGAACGGCCCGAGTTCTCGCGGATCACCTTCGTCGTAGCGGGCGATGACAAGGTTCTGGATCAGGTTCGCAAACAACTGGAAAAGATTATCACGGTTGTGAAGGTTGTGGACTACCTGCACCAGGAAATCGTCGAACGCGACTTGATGCTGATCAAGGTTTCGACCGCCGGCGGCAAGTTGTCGAGCGTGCGTGAACTAGTCGAGATTTTCCGCGGGAAAGTCGTCGACGTCAGCGCCGAACACGTGATGGTTGAAATCTCGGGTTCCGAAAACAAATTGACGGCGTTCATCGACCTCATGCGTTCGTTTGGCATCATCGAAATGGTGCGGACGGGACGAATCGCCTTGTCGCGAGAAAAGTCGCTGTCGGTGGCCGACGCACTTCAGCCACCTCCGGCCTATGAAGACGCCACGGCACAAAGCTGA
- a CDS encoding DUF488 domain-containing protein — translation MKAKHSSDGRTIRLVRAYDITESDAGYRVLVDRIWPRGVTKERLALDAWPKELAPSAELRNWFQHDPVRWGQFRTRYFRELKANADRLTEMLAESKGRPLLLIYGARDVEHNNAVALRDFLNESAELTS, via the coding sequence ATGAAAGCCAAACATTCATCGGACGGCCGCACGATCCGATTGGTCCGTGCTTACGACATCACCGAGAGCGATGCGGGGTATCGCGTTCTGGTCGATCGAATCTGGCCGCGAGGTGTGACGAAGGAACGGCTGGCCCTAGATGCCTGGCCGAAGGAGTTGGCGCCGTCGGCCGAACTCAGAAACTGGTTTCAGCATGATCCGGTGCGCTGGGGCCAGTTTCGGACACGGTACTTTCGGGAATTGAAGGCCAATGCCGATCGGTTGACCGAAATGCTCGCCGAATCCAAAGGGCGGCCGCTGTTATTGATTTACGGAGCGCGGGATGTTGAGCATAACAATGCCGTCGCTCTTCGAGATTTCCTCAACGAGTCTGCGGAATTGACATCATAA